One Gelria sp. Kuro-4 DNA segment encodes these proteins:
- the purQ gene encoding phosphoribosylformylglycinamidine synthase subunit PurQ produces the protein MKFGVVVFPGSNCDADCHHAVKNVLGAECDYLWHQDTSVAGYDAIILPGGFSYGDYLRTGAIARFSPIMAAVADFARAGGLVLGICNGFQILLEAGLLPGAMRRNAGLSFRCEFVNVRVENAATPFTSAYQAGQVLRLPIAHGEGNYYADPATLAALEAGRQVVLRYSEPDGRITPAANPNGSLGNVAALVNKEGNVLGMMPHPERSSEAILGSEDGRGILTSMLQYLQRRRAR, from the coding sequence ATGAAGTTCGGCGTGGTCGTCTTCCCCGGCTCCAACTGCGACGCCGACTGCCACCACGCAGTAAAAAACGTCCTCGGCGCCGAGTGCGACTACCTCTGGCACCAGGACACCAGCGTCGCCGGTTACGACGCCATCATCCTGCCCGGCGGCTTCTCCTACGGCGACTACCTGCGCACGGGCGCCATCGCCCGTTTTTCCCCCATCATGGCGGCGGTGGCCGACTTTGCCCGCGCTGGTGGTCTTGTGCTCGGCATCTGCAACGGCTTTCAGATCCTGCTTGAGGCCGGCCTGCTCCCCGGGGCCATGCGCCGCAACGCCGGGCTTTCCTTCCGCTGTGAGTTTGTGAACGTGCGTGTGGAAAACGCGGCCACCCCCTTCACCAGCGCCTACCAGGCGGGCCAGGTGCTGCGCCTGCCCATCGCCCACGGCGAGGGCAACTACTACGCCGACCCGGCAACCCTGGCGGCGCTCGAGGCCGGCCGTCAGGTGGTGCTGCGTTACTCCGAACCTGACGGCCGCATAACGCCGGCGGCCAACCCCAACGGCTCGCTCGGCAACGTCGCCGCCCTCGTCAACAAAGAAGGCAACGTTTTAGGGATGATGCCACACCCGGAGCGCTCCTCCGAGGCCATCCTGGGCTCAGAGGACGGCCGCGGCATCCTAACCTCCATGCTCCAGTACCTGCAAAGGAGGCGGGCGCGGTGA
- the purF gene encoding amidophosphoribosyltransferase — translation MPPLEADKLHEECGVFGVYAPGEDVGRLTYMGLFALQHRGQESAGIAVTDGRSIALERGLGLVGEVFNEKLLAGLQGKIAIGHVRYSTAGGGGLNNAQPLAVASRRGSLALAHNGNLVNAAALREELSERGYLFQTTSDTEVIASLTAQAEARDTTWALISALSQVEGSFALVVLTPDRLLGVRDPHGMRPLCLGRLGSGHVLASESCALDTVGAQFVRDVEPGELVSIGPDGVSSIRYAAPHKAFCIFEFIYFARPDSRIEGVGVHEARRRAGRRLAQEWPAAADLVVPVPDSGISAALGYAEASGIPYAVGLIKNRYVGRTFIQPAQKTREFGVHLKLNPIREVLDGRRIVLVDDSIVRGTTSRRIVRLLRSAGAREVHVRVSSPPIVSPCYYGIDTPTTAELIGARCPVEEIRRAIDADSLGYLSLDGLKEAVGLPGEPYCLACFNGNYLAGRCPREGGEPDA, via the coding sequence ATGCCACCTCTAGAGGCGGACAAGCTGCACGAGGAGTGCGGGGTCTTCGGGGTCTACGCTCCGGGAGAGGATGTCGGCCGCCTGACCTACATGGGGCTGTTCGCCCTGCAGCACCGCGGGCAGGAGAGCGCCGGCATCGCCGTGACCGACGGGCGCAGCATCGCCTTGGAGCGCGGCCTGGGCCTGGTGGGCGAGGTGTTTAACGAAAAGCTCTTGGCGGGGCTCCAGGGGAAGATTGCCATCGGCCATGTGCGTTACTCCACCGCCGGAGGCGGGGGTCTGAATAACGCCCAGCCGCTGGCGGTGGCCTCGCGGCGCGGCTCCCTGGCCCTGGCGCACAACGGCAACCTGGTGAACGCCGCCGCGTTGCGCGAGGAGCTGAGCGAGCGCGGGTACCTCTTTCAAACCACCAGCGACACCGAGGTCATCGCCAGCCTGACGGCGCAGGCGGAGGCGCGGGATACAACCTGGGCGCTCATCAGCGCGCTGAGCCAGGTGGAAGGGTCCTTCGCCCTGGTGGTGCTCACGCCGGACCGGCTGTTGGGCGTGCGGGACCCGCACGGCATGCGCCCGCTCTGCCTGGGGCGGCTGGGATCCGGTCACGTGCTCGCCTCGGAGAGCTGTGCTTTGGATACGGTGGGGGCGCAGTTCGTGCGCGATGTGGAACCGGGGGAGCTGGTGAGCATCGGGCCGGACGGGGTGAGCTCCATCCGTTATGCGGCGCCCCACAAGGCGTTCTGCATCTTCGAATTCATTTATTTTGCCCGCCCGGACAGCCGCATTGAGGGCGTGGGCGTGCACGAGGCCCGGCGGCGGGCCGGGCGCCGGCTGGCCCAGGAGTGGCCGGCGGCGGCAGACCTGGTGGTGCCGGTGCCGGACTCGGGCATCTCGGCCGCTCTGGGCTACGCGGAAGCTTCCGGGATTCCTTACGCCGTGGGCCTTATCAAGAACCGCTACGTAGGGCGCACCTTCATCCAGCCGGCGCAGAAGACGCGGGAATTCGGTGTGCACTTGAAGCTCAATCCCATCCGCGAGGTGCTGGACGGCAGGCGCATCGTCCTGGTGGACGATTCCATCGTGCGCGGGACCACCAGCCGGCGCATTGTGCGGCTGCTGCGGAGCGCCGGAGCGCGGGAGGTGCACGTGCGGGTGAGTTCGCCGCCCATCGTGAGCCCTTGCTACTACGGCATCGACACGCCCACTACGGCGGAGCTGATCGGGGCGCGCTGCCCGGTGGAGGAGATACGCCGGGCGATCGATGCGGACTCGCTGGGGTACCTGAGCCTCGACGGGCTCAAGGAAGCGGTGGGGCTTCCGGGCGAGCCGTACTGCCTGGCCTGCTTTAATGGCAACTACCTCGCCGGCCGTTGCCCGAGGGAAGGAGGAGAACCCGATGCCTGA
- the purE gene encoding 5-(carboxyamino)imidazole ribonucleotide mutase translates to MGEPVVGIVLGSDSDLPLGREAARVLAEFDVPCEVVIASAHRTPEKAGRYAREAAGRGLKVIIAVAGLAAHLPGVLAAQTTLPVIGVPVAAGTLGGIDALLAMAQMPGGVPVATVGIGAAKNAALLAVAVIATAEPGLAARLVQYRKGLAEQVEAKDRRLGGQGWQLEEGQA, encoded by the coding sequence ATGGGCGAGCCCGTGGTGGGGATTGTCCTGGGGAGCGACTCTGATTTACCGCTGGGCCGGGAAGCAGCCCGGGTGCTGGCGGAGTTCGACGTGCCCTGCGAGGTGGTGATTGCCTCGGCGCACCGCACGCCGGAGAAAGCGGGTCGCTACGCCCGGGAGGCGGCAGGGCGGGGTCTCAAGGTCATCATCGCGGTGGCCGGGCTGGCGGCGCACCTGCCCGGCGTGCTGGCGGCGCAGACCACGCTCCCGGTGATTGGGGTGCCGGTGGCAGCCGGGACGCTGGGGGGAATCGATGCGCTCCTCGCCATGGCCCAAATGCCCGGCGGGGTGCCGGTGGCCACGGTGGGCATCGGCGCGGCGAAGAACGCGGCGCTCCTGGCGGTGGCCGTAATTGCGACCGCGGAACCAGGCCTGGCCGCGCGCCTGGTACAGTACCGGAAGGGGCTGGCAGAACAGGTGGAGGCCAAAGACCGGAGGCTTGGGGGACAGGGCTGGCAGCTTGAGGAGGGACAGGCATGA
- the purC gene encoding phosphoribosylaminoimidazolesuccinocarboxamide synthase — MEKREQLYEGKAKIVYRTDDPERYIVYYKDDATAFNGLKKGTITGKGELNNRISAHFFALLEEHGIPTHFEKLLSPREMLVKKVTILPIEVVVRNIAAGSLAKRLGLAEGTPLARPVLEFYYKSDALGDPMINEYHVYALNLASAGELRALSDYALKVDSILSAYLAERGLELVDFKLEFGRTAAGRVILADEISPDTCRFWDKATHEKLDKDRFRRDMGGVEEAYQEIWRRLTGGTE, encoded by the coding sequence ATGGAAAAGCGCGAGCAGCTGTATGAGGGCAAGGCCAAGATAGTGTACCGTACCGACGATCCCGAGCGCTACATCGTGTACTATAAGGACGACGCCACCGCCTTCAACGGCCTCAAAAAGGGCACCATCACCGGCAAGGGCGAGCTCAACAACCGCATCTCCGCCCACTTCTTCGCCCTGCTGGAAGAGCACGGCATCCCCACCCACTTCGAAAAACTCCTTTCCCCCCGCGAGATGCTGGTGAAGAAGGTCACCATCCTCCCCATTGAGGTTGTGGTGCGCAACATCGCCGCCGGCAGCCTGGCCAAGCGCCTGGGGCTGGCTGAAGGGACGCCCCTGGCGCGCCCTGTGCTCGAGTTTTACTACAAAAGCGACGCGCTGGGCGACCCCATGATCAACGAGTACCATGTTTACGCGCTGAACCTGGCGAGCGCGGGCGAGCTCAGGGCACTTTCCGATTACGCCTTGAAGGTGGACTCCATCCTGAGCGCATACCTGGCGGAGCGGGGCCTGGAGCTGGTGGACTTTAAGCTCGAGTTCGGCCGCACCGCCGCCGGCCGGGTGATCCTCGCCGATGAGATTTCCCCCGATACCTGCCGCTTCTGGGACAAGGCGACGCACGAGAAGCTCGATAAGGACCGCTTCCGCCGCGACATGGGCGGCGTGGAGGAGGCCTACCAGGAAATCTGGCGCCGGTTGACGGGAGGGACGGAATGA
- the purM gene encoding phosphoribosylformylglycinamidine cyclo-ligase produces MPEEGWSYARAGVDIDAGNKAVERIKRHVAATARPGVLGGIGGFAGLFQLEWGRFRDPVLVAGCDGVGTKLKVAFALGRHDTVGIDAVAMCVNDILVQGAEPLFFLDYLAVGRLEPAQVEQVVAGVAAGCRAAGCALLGGETAEMPGFYPPGEYDLAGFAVGVAEKAALVDGSAIRPGDVVLGLASAGLHSNGFSLARRVLLEEAGLSLRDRLPALGCTLGEELLRPTRIYVRPVRELMRQVKVKGMAHITGGGLLENIPRVLPPGTRVRLAAGSWPVPPIFQLLRTKGNVPEPEMLRTFNVGIGYVLIVAREDKEEALEVLTAAGEKAMVIGAVTAGEPGVEVEGRVFP; encoded by the coding sequence ATGCCTGAGGAGGGTTGGAGCTATGCGCGGGCGGGGGTGGACATCGACGCCGGGAATAAGGCCGTAGAGCGGATCAAGCGGCACGTGGCGGCCACCGCCCGCCCCGGCGTCCTGGGCGGCATCGGCGGGTTTGCGGGGCTGTTCCAGCTGGAGTGGGGCCGGTTTCGTGACCCGGTGCTGGTCGCAGGCTGCGATGGGGTCGGGACTAAGCTCAAAGTGGCCTTCGCCCTGGGGCGGCACGACACGGTGGGCATCGATGCCGTGGCCATGTGCGTGAACGACATCCTGGTGCAGGGAGCGGAGCCGCTCTTTTTCCTGGATTACCTGGCCGTGGGGCGCTTGGAGCCGGCGCAGGTGGAGCAGGTGGTGGCGGGCGTGGCCGCCGGCTGCCGCGCGGCGGGCTGTGCCCTCCTAGGTGGGGAGACGGCGGAGATGCCCGGCTTTTACCCGCCCGGCGAGTACGACCTGGCCGGCTTTGCCGTGGGTGTGGCGGAGAAGGCGGCGCTGGTGGACGGGAGCGCGATCCGGCCGGGCGATGTGGTGCTGGGCCTGGCCTCGGCCGGCCTGCACAGCAACGGGTTTTCCCTGGCGCGGCGCGTGCTCCTGGAAGAAGCAGGGCTCAGCCTTAGGGACCGGCTGCCCGCGCTGGGCTGCACGCTGGGTGAGGAGCTGCTGCGGCCGACGCGCATCTACGTGCGGCCGGTCCGGGAACTCATGCGGCAAGTCAAAGTAAAGGGCATGGCGCACATAACGGGCGGGGGGCTCCTGGAGAACATCCCGCGCGTGCTGCCGCCCGGCACGCGGGTGCGCCTTGCGGCCGGCAGCTGGCCGGTGCCGCCTATTTTCCAGCTGCTGCGCACCAAGGGTAACGTGCCCGAGCCGGAGATGCTGCGCACCTTCAACGTCGGGATCGGCTACGTGCTGATTGTCGCTCGGGAGGATAAAGAAGAAGCACTAGAGGTCCTGACCGCCGCCGGCGAAAAAGCGATGGTCATCGGTGCGGTAACAGCCGGCGAACCGGGTGTGGAGGTGGAGGGGAGGGTCTTCCCGTGA
- the purS gene encoding phosphoribosylformylglycinamidine synthase subunit PurS, with protein sequence MYLVKVYVTFKKGILDPQGVTIQGALEALDYKSVRDVRTGKYMELRLEAPTAEAAREQAEEMARRLLANPVIEDYRLEVEEAQA encoded by the coding sequence ATGTACTTGGTTAAGGTCTATGTGACCTTCAAGAAAGGGATCCTTGACCCGCAGGGCGTCACCATTCAGGGAGCGCTGGAAGCGCTCGACTACAAGAGCGTCCGCGACGTGCGCACCGGCAAGTACATGGAACTCAGACTGGAGGCGCCCACGGCCGAGGCGGCCCGGGAGCAAGCCGAGGAGATGGCCCGGCGGCTCCTCGCCAACCCGGTGATCGAGGACTACCGCCTGGAAGTGGAGGAGGCGCAGGCATGA
- the purN gene encoding phosphoribosylglycinamide formyltransferase has product MTANLAVLASGRGTNLQAIIEAWQAGRLPVDIVGVVSDNPDAQALERARAHGLRAAVLPAALYPDRRAYGAALVELLKSWGTDMVALAGFMRLVDPVVVRAFPNRILNIHPALLPAFPGLHAQRQALQYGVRVSGCTVHLVDEGMDTGPIVLQAAVPVFPDDTEETLAARILKEEHRLYPEAIRLLAAGRLKVEGRRVYISPEEVTL; this is encoded by the coding sequence GTGACGGCGAACCTGGCGGTGCTGGCCTCGGGGCGCGGGACGAACCTGCAGGCCATCATAGAGGCCTGGCAGGCGGGCCGGCTGCCCGTGGACATCGTTGGCGTGGTGAGCGATAATCCGGATGCACAGGCCCTGGAGCGCGCCCGGGCGCACGGGCTGCGCGCCGCCGTACTCCCGGCGGCGCTGTACCCGGACCGGCGGGCGTACGGGGCGGCTTTGGTGGAACTCTTGAAGTCCTGGGGAACAGATATGGTGGCGCTGGCAGGGTTCATGCGCCTGGTGGACCCGGTGGTGGTTCGAGCTTTTCCCAACCGCATTCTCAACATTCACCCGGCGCTGCTGCCGGCCTTTCCGGGGCTCCACGCGCAGCGCCAGGCGTTGCAGTACGGGGTGCGGGTGTCGGGCTGCACGGTGCATCTGGTGGACGAGGGGATGGACACGGGGCCGATTGTGCTGCAGGCGGCGGTGCCGGTGTTCCCGGATGACACGGAAGAAACCCTGGCCGCCCGCATCCTCAAGGAGGAGCACCGCCTCTACCCGGAGGCGATCCGCCTCCTGGCTGCCGGGCGCCTCAAGGTGGAGGGGCGGCGGGTGTACATTTCGCCGGAGGAGGTTACCTTATGA
- the guaA gene encoding glutamine-hydrolyzing GMP synthase: MVLEDIERIIILDFGGQYAQLIARRVREQKVYAEILPFSTPLAEIAARRPQGIIFSGGPATVFAPGAPQCDPGLLALNVPVLGICYGHQLMAYLLGGKVGRAERREYGRTVVTVDEPRGILKDWGRQEQCWMSHGVEVEEPPAGFKVLAHTGTTPVAAMADFARNLYGVQFHPEVVHTPKGEALIRRFLFDVCGCTGKWDLGSFAEETIAAIKKQVGGGQVICALSGGVDSSVAATLVHRAVGDQLTSIFVDHGLLRQGEAEQVAATFRERGFRLVHVDARERFLKRLEGVADPEKKRKIIGAEFIRVFEEEARRLGQVDFLVQGTVYPDVIESGTATAATIKSHHNVGGLPAEMNLRLIEPLRLLFKDEVRRLGEELGLPEEIVWRQPFPGPGLAIRVLGAVTAQKLEILRRADAIVTEEIRSAGLYRKIWQAFAVLPDIRSVGVMGDERTYAHTVAVRAVESTDGMTADWVRLPYEVLDRIAARIVGEVPHVNRVVYDITSKPPATIEWE, encoded by the coding sequence GTGGTGCTTGAGGATATAGAGCGAATCATCATCCTGGACTTTGGCGGGCAGTACGCCCAGCTTATTGCCCGGCGCGTGCGGGAGCAAAAGGTTTACGCCGAGATCCTTCCTTTCAGCACACCGCTGGCGGAGATTGCCGCGCGTCGGCCGCAGGGCATTATCTTCTCCGGCGGTCCGGCTACGGTCTTCGCCCCGGGCGCGCCGCAGTGCGATCCGGGTCTTCTGGCGCTGAACGTGCCCGTGCTGGGGATCTGCTATGGCCACCAGCTCATGGCTTACCTCTTGGGCGGCAAGGTGGGGCGGGCGGAGCGGCGCGAATACGGCCGGACGGTGGTGACGGTGGACGAACCGCGCGGCATCCTCAAGGACTGGGGACGGCAGGAACAGTGCTGGATGAGCCACGGGGTAGAGGTGGAGGAGCCGCCGGCGGGCTTTAAGGTACTGGCCCACACCGGCACCACGCCGGTCGCCGCCATGGCCGACTTCGCGCGCAACCTGTATGGCGTGCAGTTCCACCCGGAGGTGGTGCACACCCCCAAGGGCGAGGCCTTGATTCGCCGCTTCCTCTTTGACGTCTGCGGCTGCACCGGTAAGTGGGATTTGGGATCGTTTGCCGAGGAAACCATTGCCGCCATCAAAAAGCAGGTGGGTGGGGGCCAGGTCATCTGCGCTTTGAGCGGTGGGGTGGACTCCTCGGTGGCGGCCACCCTGGTCCACCGGGCCGTAGGCGACCAGCTCACCAGCATCTTCGTGGACCACGGGCTCCTGCGCCAGGGCGAGGCGGAGCAGGTGGCGGCCACTTTCCGGGAACGCGGCTTCCGGCTGGTGCACGTAGACGCCCGCGAGCGTTTCCTCAAGCGACTGGAAGGCGTCGCCGACCCGGAAAAGAAGCGCAAGATTATCGGCGCGGAGTTCATCCGCGTCTTCGAGGAGGAAGCGCGCCGCCTGGGGCAGGTTGACTTTCTGGTCCAAGGTACCGTCTATCCAGATGTGATCGAGAGCGGCACGGCCACGGCGGCCACCATCAAGTCGCACCACAACGTCGGTGGGCTGCCGGCGGAGATGAACCTTCGGCTCATCGAACCCCTGCGCCTGCTCTTTAAGGATGAAGTGCGCAGGCTGGGTGAAGAGCTGGGCCTTCCCGAGGAGATCGTCTGGCGCCAGCCTTTCCCGGGACCGGGCCTGGCCATCCGCGTTTTGGGCGCGGTTACGGCTCAGAAGCTGGAGATCCTGCGGCGGGCCGATGCCATCGTCACCGAGGAAATCCGCTCGGCCGGGCTTTACCGCAAGATCTGGCAGGCCTTTGCCGTGCTGCCGGACATCCGCAGCGTGGGAGTGATGGGCGACGAGCGCACCTATGCCCACACGGTGGCGGTGCGCGCGGTGGAAAGCACCGACGGCATGACGGCCGATTGGGTGCGCCTGCCGTATGAGGTGCTGGACCGGATTGCGGCGCGCATCGTAGGCGAGGTACCGCACGTGAACCGCGTGGTCTACGACATCACATCCAAACCGCCGGCCACTATCGAGTGGGAATAA
- the purB gene encoding adenylosuccinate lyase produces the protein MIERYTYPEMARIWTQENKMQKWLEVEVLACEAMAELGQIPQEAAAAVRERAGFDVARVKEIERVTRHDVAAFVECVAERVGEAGKYVHRGLTSSDVLDTGLALQMKEAAQLLLGDVERLLRVLKEEAAAHKYTVMIGRTHGVHAEPTTWGLKLLLWAAEMERARDRLSHALATISVGKISGAVGTYANVDPRVESYVCARLGLKAAEVSTQILQRDRHAEYLTALALVGSSLEKFATEIRSLQRTEILEVEESFHKGQKGSSAMPHKRNPVNCERIAGLARLLRGNAQAAMENVSLWHERDISHSSVERVIIPDSCLVLDFMLRQFTTIMENLIVYPERMRANLERTGGLIYSQRVLLALVDKGVARSDAYAWVQEQAMATWQEGGSFKERVLGDARIRGHLTAEEIEGLFDYRYHLRHVDEIFARFGL, from the coding sequence ATGATCGAGCGCTACACGTATCCGGAAATGGCCCGGATCTGGACGCAAGAGAACAAGATGCAGAAGTGGCTCGAGGTGGAGGTGCTGGCCTGCGAGGCCATGGCTGAGCTGGGCCAGATCCCGCAGGAGGCCGCGGCAGCCGTCCGCGAACGCGCCGGCTTTGACGTGGCGCGTGTCAAGGAGATCGAGCGGGTGACCCGGCACGATGTGGCGGCCTTTGTGGAGTGCGTGGCCGAGCGCGTGGGCGAGGCCGGCAAGTACGTCCACCGGGGCCTTACCTCTTCGGACGTGCTGGACACCGGGCTGGCGCTGCAGATGAAAGAGGCGGCCCAGCTTTTGCTGGGTGACGTGGAGCGCCTTCTCAGGGTGCTCAAGGAGGAGGCGGCGGCGCACAAGTACACGGTGATGATCGGCCGCACCCACGGGGTGCATGCCGAGCCCACCACCTGGGGGCTGAAGCTGCTTCTCTGGGCGGCGGAGATGGAGCGGGCGCGCGACCGGCTCAGCCACGCCCTGGCCACGATCAGCGTCGGGAAGATCTCCGGCGCGGTGGGCACCTACGCCAACGTGGACCCGCGTGTGGAGAGCTACGTCTGCGCGCGCCTGGGCCTCAAGGCGGCCGAGGTATCGACGCAGATCCTGCAGCGCGACCGGCACGCCGAGTACCTCACGGCGTTGGCCCTGGTAGGAAGTTCCCTGGAGAAGTTCGCCACCGAGATCCGCAGCCTGCAGCGCACCGAGATTTTGGAGGTGGAGGAGTCCTTCCACAAGGGGCAAAAAGGGTCTTCGGCTATGCCGCACAAGCGCAACCCGGTGAACTGCGAGCGCATCGCCGGTCTGGCCCGGCTGCTCAGGGGGAACGCCCAGGCGGCCATGGAAAACGTCAGCCTCTGGCACGAGCGCGACATCAGCCACTCCTCGGTAGAGCGCGTGATCATCCCCGACTCCTGCCTGGTGCTCGACTTCATGCTGCGCCAGTTCACCACCATCATGGAAAACCTCATCGTTTACCCGGAGCGCATGCGCGCCAACCTGGAGCGCACCGGCGGGTTGATTTACTCGCAGCGGGTGCTCTTGGCCTTGGTGGACAAGGGCGTCGCCCGCAGCGACGCCTACGCCTGGGTGCAGGAGCAGGCCATGGCCACCTGGCAGGAGGGCGGCAGCTTCAAGGAGCGGGTGCTGGGCGACGCACGCATCCGCGGCCACCTTACCGCCGAGGAGATCGAGGGCCTCTTCGATTACCGCTACCACCTGCGCCACGTGGACGAGATCTTTGCCCGCTTCGGGTTATAA
- the purL gene encoding phosphoribosylformylglycinamidine synthase subunit PurL, which produces MGLSDQEYSRILELMGREPNETELGMFAVMWSEHCGYKNSRPLLKLFPTQGPRVLQGPGENAGVIDIGDGQAVVFKMESHNHPSAIEPYQGAATGVGGIVRDIFAMGARPIACLDSLRFGDLKDRRTAYLFSGVVAGIAGYGNAIGVPTVGGEAFFSPSYQGNPLVNAMCVGLLEGAPAKGIAAGVGNPVLLVGAKTGRDGIHGATFASEELGEGSEERRPAVQVGDPFREKLLIEACLEILKTDYVVGIQDLGAAGITSSAVEMAGRAGTGMRLDISRVPRREPGMTPYEVMLSESQERMLLVIKKGYEDAARRVFSRWGLDATVIGHVTDDGVMRVWDGETPAAEIPVRYLTDEVPTYVRTGRVPAYLKEAQAFDWHVLPEPADYNAALLKLIASPNIASHEWIWRQYDHMVQANTVVLPGSDAAVLRVKSTPKGLALTTDGNGRYTYLDPYTGGMIAVAEAARNLAACGAEPLGITDCLNFGNPEKPEVYWQLQQAVEGMADACRALGIPVVSGNVSLYNETEGRPIFPTPVVGMVGLLPDIAKRAVQGFRGPGDVIVLLGSTEDELGGSEYLYALHGVEQGRPPRLHLEREARVQEACRTAVRRALLASAHDLSEGGLVVALAECCLAGRQGPVGARVTVPRGELSRTSAYFSETQSRILVSLPEENLPQLAEIVQRLGVPYQVLGRTGGERLEVDDAISLPLAALQEAWREGLACHL; this is translated from the coding sequence ATGGGCCTCAGCGACCAGGAGTACAGCCGCATCCTGGAACTCATGGGCCGGGAACCGAATGAAACGGAGCTCGGGATGTTCGCCGTGATGTGGTCCGAACACTGCGGCTACAAGAACTCGCGGCCGCTGCTCAAGCTTTTCCCCACCCAGGGGCCGCGCGTGCTGCAGGGGCCGGGCGAGAACGCCGGCGTCATCGACATCGGGGACGGCCAGGCCGTGGTGTTCAAGATGGAAAGCCACAACCACCCCTCGGCCATCGAGCCCTACCAGGGGGCGGCTACCGGGGTGGGCGGCATTGTGCGCGACATTTTTGCCATGGGGGCGCGTCCCATCGCCTGCCTGGACTCCCTGCGCTTCGGCGACTTGAAGGACCGGCGCACCGCCTACCTTTTTTCCGGCGTCGTGGCCGGCATCGCCGGCTACGGCAACGCCATCGGCGTGCCCACCGTGGGCGGCGAGGCCTTCTTCAGCCCCTCCTACCAGGGCAATCCCCTGGTGAACGCGATGTGCGTGGGCCTTTTAGAGGGGGCCCCCGCTAAAGGAATTGCCGCCGGCGTGGGCAACCCGGTGCTCCTGGTGGGCGCCAAGACCGGGCGCGACGGTATCCACGGGGCCACCTTTGCGTCGGAAGAGCTGGGTGAGGGGTCGGAGGAGCGGCGCCCGGCCGTGCAGGTGGGCGACCCCTTCCGTGAAAAGCTCCTCATTGAGGCCTGCCTGGAGATCCTCAAGACGGACTACGTGGTGGGCATCCAGGACCTGGGCGCGGCGGGGATCACCTCTTCGGCGGTGGAAATGGCCGGCCGCGCCGGTACCGGCATGCGCCTCGATATTTCCCGCGTGCCGCGGCGCGAGCCCGGCATGACCCCTTATGAGGTGATGCTTTCCGAGTCCCAGGAGCGGATGCTCCTCGTCATTAAGAAAGGGTATGAAGACGCGGCCAGGCGGGTTTTCTCCCGCTGGGGGCTCGATGCCACGGTGATCGGCCACGTCACCGACGACGGCGTGATGCGGGTGTGGGACGGGGAGACGCCGGCGGCTGAGATCCCGGTGCGCTACCTCACCGACGAGGTACCGACCTATGTGCGCACGGGCCGCGTCCCGGCCTACCTCAAGGAGGCGCAGGCCTTCGACTGGCACGTCCTGCCCGAGCCGGCCGACTACAACGCGGCGCTCCTTAAGCTCATCGCTTCTCCGAACATCGCCAGCCACGAGTGGATCTGGCGCCAGTACGACCACATGGTACAGGCGAACACGGTGGTGCTGCCGGGTTCCGACGCGGCGGTGCTGCGCGTTAAGAGCACGCCGAAGGGGCTGGCCCTCACCACCGACGGCAACGGCCGCTACACCTACCTTGACCCGTACACCGGCGGGATGATCGCCGTGGCCGAGGCGGCGCGCAACCTGGCCGCCTGCGGCGCTGAGCCCCTGGGGATCACCGACTGCCTCAACTTCGGAAACCCGGAGAAGCCCGAGGTGTACTGGCAGCTCCAGCAGGCCGTCGAGGGCATGGCGGACGCCTGCCGGGCGCTCGGCATCCCGGTGGTGAGCGGCAACGTCAGCCTTTACAACGAGACCGAGGGACGCCCCATCTTCCCGACGCCGGTGGTGGGCATGGTGGGCCTGCTGCCGGATATCGCGAAGCGGGCGGTGCAGGGCTTCCGCGGGCCGGGAGACGTGATTGTGCTCCTCGGCTCCACCGAGGATGAACTGGGCGGGAGCGAGTACCTCTACGCCCTCCACGGCGTAGAGCAGGGCCGGCCGCCCCGGCTGCACCTGGAGCGCGAGGCGCGGGTGCAGGAGGCCTGCCGCACGGCCGTCCGCCGCGCGCTGCTCGCTTCGGCCCACGACCTCTCGGAAGGGGGCCTGGTGGTGGCGCTGGCCGAGTGCTGCCTGGCGGGCCGGCAGGGGCCGGTCGGCGCCCGCGTAACTGTGCCGCGGGGTGAGCTTTCCCGCACCAGCGCATACTTCAGCGAGACCCAGTCGCGCATCCTGGTTTCGCTGCCGGAGGAGAACCTGCCGCAGCTTGCTGAGATTGTGCAGCGCTTAGGGGTGCCGTACCAGGTGCTGGGCCGGACGGGGGGCGAGCGGCTGGAGGTGGACGACGCCATTTCCCTGCCCCTGGCGGCGCTCCAAGAGGCCTGGAGGGAGGGGCTGGCATGCCACCTCTAG